TTAAGGGGCTATATAAGCCAATTTCTGAGCTTCAAAATCATTTTTGCAcccggttttaaaaaaaaaaaacaaaggaaatCCTCTGAAAGAGGACTTGGGGGCTGGTCTTGGAGTGCCGTCGTGCCTATATCCAGGGTTCGCACACGCTCACGCGCCCCCGTCTACGCCATCACACACGGTGGTCAGAAATCAAAAAATCTCCTTTTTCCCATGCGAATCTGAACGGtacattttccttttctttttattgttcgcaatatatatatttttaaaaaatattcacCTTTGTGTATCTCGATCGACTGTGGTACTCTCTtctatatatatgtaaaaataagctTTTTTATTGAATCTGTGTACCTCTTCCAAAAACATAAGAATCCCCATTTTACATTGCCTTTTACATTCATTTATACTGTTTACaaataaattacaaaaaattaGTCCCCGATTCTGATTGGCTTGATTGCTTgcttctttccttttcttgcaggttaACAGCGCAATCCTCGGCGGTGGGGCATGATCTATGCACCGATTGCGGTGTGACATGGGGCCTGGAACCACGGCGCTGATGGAGGGTAGTTGAAACGACAGAGGTTGAAGAGGCATGACCCTTAGGCTTATTGCGGCGCGAACCCTAGCTAGGGTTTCTCAGCTATTGGAAATAGGTTGGGCCAATTGGGCCTTGTACGTTTTGGACCTGGGTGTAATGGGTACCGGGTTTTGGGTAGTTTAGCTGGGTTATGGGTAATTTAGCTGGGTTTTAGGCATTTGGGTTTTGTCAGGCTTTAAAGCCTAtttattgtaaatggactttattaatggaattttatttattaatttaattcttgcaagcccgggtaaatttgggctattacagctgcccctctttgctcattgctgtgtaataggaatcgagcaaagactgtaaaaagaccaaatttgcccggtctggTTAAGTCTCAAAATCTTGATCTTCATCTTCCCCAAAGGTATCCCGATGTCTTCAGGAGTGTCAAATTgtctatcttcaacttgttccctataaacacagggatgccatgctgaaatcttcgatctgctttgcTATAATCACAGGAGtgttagatctgctatcttcgatttgttccctgtaaacacagggatgccaaatcttctattttcaacttgttccctataaacacagggatgccatgctgaaatcttcgatctacttcgctgtaagcacaggaatgtctgatctgctatcttcgatctgttccctataaacacagggatgccaaatctgctatcttcaacttgttccctataaacatagggatgccatgctaaaatcttcgatctgcttcgctgtaagcacaggagtgtcaaatctactatcttcgatctgttccctataaaaacaaggatgccaaatctgctatcttcaacttattccctataaacacagggatgccatgctaaaATCTTCGATATGCTTCGCTGTAAGCAcatgaatgtcagatctgctatcttcgatttgttccctataaacacagggataccAAATCTGCTATtctcaacttgttccctataaacacagggatgccatgctaaaatcttcaatctgcttcgttgtaagcacaggagtgtcagatctgctatcttcgatttgttccctataaacacagggatgccaaatctgctatcttcaacttgttccctataaacatagGGATACCATGctaaaatcttcgatctgcttcactgtaagcacaggaatgtcagatctgctatcttcgatctgttccctataaacacagggatgccaaatctgctattctcaacttgttccctataaacacagggatgccatgctgaaatcttcgatttgcttcgctgtaagcacaggagtgtcagatctactatcttcgatctgttccctataatcacagggatgccaaatctgctattctcaacttgttccctataaacacagggatgccatgctgaaatcttcgatctgcttcgctgtaagcaTAGGAgtgtcaaatctgctatcttcgatctgttccctataaacacaaggatgccaaatctgctatctttgatttgttccctataaacacagggatgtcaaatctgctatcttcaacttgttccctataaacacagggatgccatgctgaaatcttcgatctgcttcgttGTAAGCACAGGAGTgccagatctgctatcttcgatctgttccctataaacacaaggatgccaaatccgctatcttcgatttgttccctataaacacagggatgccaaatctgctattttcaacttgttccctataaacacagggatgtcatgctgaaatcttcgatctgcttcactgtaagcataGGAGTATCAGATCTGCTATACTTTAACCTGTTACCccactgcttaggggattaaggtgctgaattttgtaattttcaatcaaTCTTGCTACATTGTCCACTGGGGAATCCACCTGTAGAATTAATTTCCTGgaatttatgcttatgccaaataattaagatgccatgatcgaaatgagtcaaatgctcctaattagacatattataatgcaaaatgtttatgaaaatgattcctatTTCGGACGTCATCCCTCATTCCTTCATCGAAGTTTATCCCTACTTCTCTCGAAGTCTCATTCCTACTCAGcttgtgggtttgtaccattcttcaaatgctatgacccatCAAAGATAGTGTAAGATAatcctctcttaggatcgaatcgtttgatttgttCAATCACCATTTAGACTGAAGAAGAAATTTCAGTTTCCCTGAGTACATCCGACCCTCACATATgggaattccttaaacaattatcttatttcagtttcttgtattatctacaaatttccagagtaatatgcaaaacttaatttataaagatattttagttcatccatcattatttcaatgcaacatgctttatgaataatgggagacaaataaattgatcatgaggataattagatttggacaaattattggaaggaatgcaaaaagattaaactgagaacatatctttgtgaagaaaaagaatccaaagatagtaaataggacagaaatcagatgccccagatatcgccgcttgagtgtctatacaccagctccatgaagactttcttgagtccaacatgtgtttaaaagatccaaagtaattcgttgatgcctcgatatgtaacatacttcacttctcgtTGAATCCagtatagcaaggtcactgcatgactttccaaatttgagctgcccttttgggttttcaactcaaaacccctttggtctcaaggcgccctttgtgggttttcaccttggcctctccatttttctttttttcttttttctttttttttgaaatagaagtcccaaagtgccctttgcaggttttcaccttggcttcccttctccttcagagaaagtactccttgaccgagtccgaattcactagatcagataaattcttcctatccatttcttgtcaaaattagtgcacctctagagaaagccctcttcgcaacatatggcccttcccaatttggcatccttttgcatgggaaggatctcttttagcacaaggtttcctttatgaaattcttttggactAACCTTCTTTGTCAAAAGTCtatgtcatccattcttggtacatttgcttaggatgaatacttcaAAGCTTTGacgaaaaatcttgattcataaacccatgagaaagggattgcccAAGCAGCAGTCCCggctgttgtttgtcaaaccctacaaaaagatggttcaataaTTCTTAGTAGACAAAAAGAAAGTTGCTGACTCTATCCTACAACCTGGAAAGCTGAAGTACAGAGATTACTCCCGGAGCATACATCCCTCCATGACTCGATAATGTTTCAGAAGCATCCCTTATCTTCATAAATTacccccaactgtgaagctgccaaatgagcgtagcaaataggagcaataaaaaatatggctgtggtgctcctttgatacatataggatagagaatgaacaaactcttgcgGATCATCGGTACCAAAACCcactggtctaagagaacatgatagtggagtgcgcctcgtgattccaatcattccaaagatgggtaccaaggtaaaaaaccattgttctttggatggcatactttgttgtcaatgatagtaccatgtagcacattgttaggagatccctgctgaaaaaacttggtaggatggtttttcgtacaacaataaccataatttttagggttccacttctcgtcaaggaacttgcaagccccaataacttgatcaaaacttgattgaattgagactcgctaaatccatccctgaaaataatgatttgatcaggtttcctcttccctgaacttgtatagaagtctaagagagcttccttcatgataccgtcatccactttgtcagaaactggttttgaagaaagaatctatcaatccactttgtcagaaactggttttgaagaaagaatctatcattttaagcttcagggactgtgtacggcctgatgccccatagctggaaatcaatggccaccgctTTGGAGCTAACCATCGCAATTGTTGACACACATCGATCgctcaggaaagccaaacaatgcacccattccaaggatgatggttggaacctttgaaacaactggaattgaaggtgtttgccccaacgtaagcatagagagtgggcggtagtttcttatgccaatttttaccaatCTCGGTCATCTTTTGtaatttgttttttcttctttttcttttcttttggcaacctttgttgtactgtggtatggagcattatctttgaaaagactgcaaacttttggcattgtacagttatatataattttttttttgaaatggatgacttttgactttgtaatattagcatatgaagctatctccccctcttaatggagtagttgacgtccacaaagatgagtcattgtcagcttgaaacttttgacgagctcgggcccataacatacatgccccataagtcttgactcctttagatttggcattcattgtacaactgatgtgattcctttccatggtggaccaacagtgccccaaaacctcatttTATCCTagcaattgcaaatcctcctgcatgcgtctttggaccacatttttgaattcccataatagttCCAATTTCGTAATCTTTCCTTCctcttcctctaaggctatatttcctaccaccacttcatggggtaaaaaccattttcaacaaattcagaaataagtcacaatttctgtcaccttcaaagtactgagattcctctaaacacatattgcACTCAAAAGGTACTTtgaatctgtagtatcgttgcccgtgtcattgatatctaggggtCTATGATAAGCACACAAAAgtatatacaaggaataaatgaattcaagaatgactatttacacGTTATGAATGAAGAAATTTGATGGAAATCCAAAAATAAAGAATGAGGGAACATTTGCTTGAATTAatcatgaaagatatgttttattgaaataatgatgtCTGAccatgagcctatttcacaaaagaaatctcattactcctaggctttagagcaatgaagtgttctgaatattactctgTATGATCTCTAAAAACTACAAGAGGTTCCTCTAGAGACTAATCGTTCAAAACATTTCCAGGTTTGTAAGGACGAATGCCTCACAGGTTTCTCTACTCAGGATCCAACACTACTAATCCTCTTCTTATTCTTCCATCTTTGACGGAGTCCTTTAATCATTTGCATTTACTCCCTTATCACCGTGATTTGGTAACGAGCTCTTTGTACCTGGGatatcatcaaacttcacaatCCCCATCTCGAGGAGTCTTTCAACCGTCTTCTTGAAGGCAGTACAGTTTTCTATTGAATTCCCTGATACTCCCGCATGATAATCACATTGAGCGTTtgaatcataccatttggggtacgggGGCTGCAACGACCTTATATAATATGAAGACACCACATGTGaatcaaataaactttgatataaCTCCTTATACGACATTGGGATTGGCGTAAATTGGAGCTTTTCAAAATTTTGCCTTACGCTTGATTCCTGCTTTGTCGAACCTTGTTGCCCCACCGTAGTTACCTTTGGTTGATTGACAGTTATTGACCTTAAGTGATCTTTATTGTATGAGCTCGTACTGTTCACTTCATTCTCCCTTTTCTTTGGAACTGACCTCTTGGTAGTTTCTCCAACTTCAATCTTGCCATCTCTTAtagcattctcaatcatctcgcCCGCTATTACTATATCAGAAAAACTTTTAGTAGTATTCCCAATCATATAGATGATGAATGAGgccttcaaagtattaatgaaGAGCATTGTGGTTTTCTTTTCAAGGAGCGGTGGCTGAACTTGCATGGCCACTTCCCTCCACctttgtgcatattgcctaaaatttcattaggctttttctccatgttttgcagtgtgatcctatctggagtcatgtcagtcacgtgattgtactgctgcatgaaggcttgtgcaagatccctccatgaactTATTCTGGCCTGGCTCATTCGATTGTACCACTTGGCTGCTGCTCCAACTAGACTATCTTGGAAACAATGTATCAGTAACTGGTCATTATTTACATATCCCGTCATGCGTCTGCAAAACATCGTAATGTgggcctctgggcaagtagtacCATTGTACTTCTCGAACTCCGGCATTTTGAACTTATGGAGAAGCACCagatctgggaccaaactcaaatCTTTGGCATTAATCCCATGATACCCCTCAGCACTCTCCAATGTCTTGAACTTTTCCCCCAGCCATCTGCAGCGTTCATCCAACTGCCTAGCAGCTTCAGCCCTCAAATcttctgtaacatcctgattttcgggtttttcacgattcttaatattttaagtaaatttctaaaatttggtaggtgatgatggaattcataatttgggtgtgtaaatgggcttatggaaggcccatgagttggccaaaacccggtggaatttttaaattttggacttaggagttaggggttctggctaggtgcccttatattaagttgtgggtaaagtgtatcacaaaaagatcctctggaaaagtggctaagtgacaccactagggagctttaaaggtggcgtgtaagtgttgggggaagacctgggatcgattccctgtgttggcaaataggagtatttatttttgtgcaggaagggtaagtgttggaacttgaGTGGATTttgtaagaggagagagttggatcaagtcaaatgcataaattaaggagggataaggggagagattttagggatgtgatatggagatagagttggccgaataagggagtttggagaggggattttcggcagaggggtactaggttagtaatttcggcattagggccTTAGTTGTaccgattttgttctttggtgtgtagctttttctctctttcttttccagccgaatctacctcccttctactcaattttcttcctttttctttctttcaaatcagcccactatttcctttcattcaccattgttttcccttatctctatttttgccgaagtgcaTAAAAGCcgaatcgatgaagatagggggtgccgattctttgtgaccagcaacctttttcttccttctcaatagttggcgttcgattcccttaccttttaggcatccggattcaagaggagaacgactgtggtaagtgttcaaactctaaacaattcctagtgtagctttggttaaaagccgaaactccaagtttagggagatggccgaatatgggcatagactctatggggtcttcttttaatatttttggtttatttattgaaggagcagcaaggtgtagtgtcgatttggagtagcttggatcaccggagtagctaggcctagtcatcaatcgcgacaaaggtaaggtgcctaaggccattatggatggtggtagaatgtgtaagtgttaatattggaaagttcttaatttggttcaattattgcgagctgatctatttaacaattgattataggagaaatcgtgtaggagatctcgtcaaggaatatcgcaaatcggtgtgtaacgaaccctttcatagcttgaAGCGATAAGATCTTAGAAAAGCGAAATctaaaattcggcatttcgaggacttgtgagcaatgacgctcactagttagttagaatcgatgaggcggTGAGAGAGCGATGgaagcggtaagaatgtgatttttggcgttcttggtaagttgggcctcgaggggtagagtggggcccattgggcttcaggcccatttgggtaaaattggtagaaaatgaaaatcattaaattgcatgataagaccgttaaaaccgttatggaatataggctaagtgggcctagacgacgaattggctaagtagggcctattaggggttttaggcctaataactcgatttcgctaaaactGGGCCAGAATcacggtttgcacccatggattgttagtaatcgttaatgaacatggaaaccctaattttggtaaaattacgagattacccttataatatgaaaatgaccgtttgcccctaggtaaaaatgaccattataccctagggtttatgtatgattttaatacatgggattttgataaatatggtatgtatgatatgcacatgaaatgtatgatatgcacatgatatgtatgatatgcacatgaggtaatcataaatgcattgggttgggttttatatggatggaggaagtgaaaagggcttatgcccgattatcaaaagggcttatgccctgattatcaaaagggcttatgcccgattataaaagggcttatgcccgattattgaaagggcttttgcccgattattaaaagaggctaggcctcggttatatgataaagactatctttgccgattggagagtttggcggggtgggtcgagttaatcccacatggtgtgttggttgagtgcgggtggagagtagcggatggtgggttgagtagtctccccaaatgggttgcattctttcattgaaattatatgtgacattgaaatgggcctaagggccatctgtttctgataaaggcttgacccgataatatgaaatatgaaaaggcttgaccataatatgaaatatgaaaaggcttgacccgatattatgaaaaatgaaatatgaaatgggctctgacccgatgcatgattgagattgggtttgggcttagacccaacagtagattattgttttgggctcgaaggggcttgttgcactgagtttccaaactcacccccttttccttaaccttgcggtgagccttgatgtggggacttgggcggagggattgagtggccacggtgatcgtcttgggctttaaataaagtgttggtttcgtttaatttcctttaactattatttatttttgggttgtaataaggccaattttaacttttcttttatttcttttgggattattttaattttaataactttaaaattggttaattattattcaaatgggctagacttagggcgcgttttcaaaatgatacttgttttcaaattatctcaacaccacgattcatcggttaatcaaagacgtccacttaagcaatttaaactcgaaatgacaaagtgtggctatggttgtgggcttgtctaggattggatccaattaaagagcttggtacttagcgaccttcatggctcacctcctccgcctcggatacctacacggtgcttagcttccatacactttgttaactcaagaAAACATATGGCTTTcaaaaactctaaaacgaaactcgatttttaactccgatgtggcacgtcaaatttggccataacgtctggctgggtttggggtgttacatttagtggtatcagagcctaggttgcaacaactcagctgtggatcgggtccaaaaatgttttcagaaacttaggcctaagaagggtatttttggaaatggcttctgaaaaattcattttaaagatgttttatggagaatatatgttaaaaggtACCGTTTTTctgcttttaaatcaagagttcaaaataaagggagttttcaaatcaaagttttgaatttctattttcgataatcaaaaacatggtttttagttctaaatggattggagaatgAAGTGGCGccgaatcccggcaccaagtctgtaagtatattttccttacaatatatgatattgatatgatattatgaatagtctttgagaccctactatgagactttagctagggtagagtcataagcagtaggaatgaggcgtagctaggctacgatgatctgAAAAATCCTTGAgctgctatatctacataagacattttcttaataagcaaggtggagcgttatactaatttcataaaattaaataaatcgataattcgatatgagtactagaggaggcTGTGGGCGAGGCCGCGggcgtggtcgcggaagggtgcaagctgaatcttcatcctcggggcataggccggtGAGGAGCCAGGTGTGTGCCGCAAGCAACGGAGATTGGGTTTATGATCGAGTGCGGGGATggcgctttatcccaagccatgttaagggttttagaaagagtggtgaagctaatcttgggacggtgaataggggtctatatcggagcgactcaagACCAGCGAGCgaggtatttaggggtgtatctggagtggcccgaatgtggcgagaatattggtggaggcaacagagcggatcatggacgacctaggcgctcggtggagcaaaagtgaaaggaggCGTGTCAtttgctacgtgacgaggcataccgatggtggatcaccgtaagagagagtaccccaattgagcaagtaacacaggaattgttcaaaactacctttaaagggaggtatgttggagcaagctatgtggatgctcgtcgaaggaattcttgaatcgactcaaagTGATAAGGCATAGGCAGTATGAGGCGAATttttgaggtgagtcgatatgctagtggtatagtggcaatgAATATGGCGCAGAtgtccgcttcgaggatggtctccgcgatgagcttaggatattgatagctccacggagggagcgtggtttctttgcattggtagaaaaggctaagatagccgaggaggtgaagtga
Above is a genomic segment from Gossypium arboreum isolate Shixiya-1 chromosome 8, ASM2569848v2, whole genome shotgun sequence containing:
- the LOC108462057 gene encoding uncharacterized protein LOC108462057, encoding MQDQLQEQLAKMQNDMREQMLEAQKNMMAEMAQFLRATDKRKAPMAITGEDSEDSPPGFTPLHVPTHTEALLRRPSVTIRPHHEPVNTGVPMNFQTGLGFNVGDNSANPIIPDLYMVEKEDDVTEDLRAEAARQLDERCRWLGEKFKTLESAEGYHGINAKDLSLVPDLVLLHKFKMPEFEKYNGTTCPEAHITMFCRRMTGYVNNDQLLIHCFQDSLVGAAAKWQYAQRWREVAMQVQPPLLEKKTTMLFINTLKASFIIYMIGNTTKSFSDIVIAGEMIENAIRDGKIEVGETTKRSVPKKRENEVNSTSSYNKDHLRSITVNQPKVTTVGQQGSTKQESSVRQNFEKLQFTPIPMSYKELYQSLFDSHVVSSYYIRSLQPPYPKWYDSNAQCDYHAGVSGNSIENCTAFKKTVERLLEMGIVKFDDIPGTKSSLPNHGDKGVNAND